A single Paraburkholderia sp. FT54 DNA region contains:
- a CDS encoding SRPBCC domain-containing protein, translated as MELNDALRIPLAPSDVWDALQDLALLRASLDNCESFTRFAHGEYELIMTVPLGPLRARYQARAHVAGQDSGPADAQRRTINFKARAEGIGALRGQIEVRLRADESAHGADRERGTRIDYTIWATSSGPLAELPTRQLENALHQLADDFFTEFDAVVRAKHGQGPNRARGSAVRRQHVFLRPITLGSMARRVRADHGNALPGRAASASHGAAQGVSHGVPHHEPSPHAVPNWAWAAMIFLVALLLYVARWISEH; from the coding sequence ATGGAACTGAACGACGCGTTACGGATTCCGCTTGCGCCGTCCGACGTTTGGGACGCGTTGCAAGACCTCGCGCTATTGCGCGCCAGCCTCGACAACTGTGAGTCGTTCACGCGGTTTGCGCACGGCGAATACGAACTGATCATGACGGTGCCGCTCGGTCCGCTGCGCGCGCGCTATCAGGCGCGTGCCCACGTGGCCGGCCAGGATTCCGGACCGGCGGACGCGCAACGCCGCACCATCAACTTCAAGGCCCGGGCCGAGGGCATCGGCGCATTGCGCGGACAGATCGAAGTGCGCTTGCGCGCGGACGAAAGCGCGCACGGCGCCGACAGGGAGCGTGGCACGCGGATCGACTACACGATCTGGGCGACCTCGTCCGGTCCGCTCGCCGAACTGCCGACGCGTCAACTCGAAAACGCATTGCATCAACTGGCCGACGACTTTTTCACCGAGTTCGACGCTGTCGTGCGAGCCAAGCATGGGCAAGGTCCGAACCGTGCGCGGGGCTCGGCGGTGCGCCGCCAGCATGTGTTCTTGCGACCGATCACGCTCGGCAGCATGGCGCGGCGCGTGCGTGCGGATCACGGCAATGCGCTGCCCGGGCGCGCGGCGAGCGCGTCGCACGGAGCCGCGCAAGGTGTGTCGCATGGGGTCCCGCATCACGAGCCTAGTCCGCACGCGGTCCCGAACTGGGCTTGGGCGGCGATGATCTTTCTGGTCGCGCTGCTGTTGTATGTGGCGCGCTGGATCAGCGAGCATTGA
- a CDS encoding cysteine hydrolase family protein encodes MTTPRRALIVIDVQNEYVTGDLPIEYPDVQSSLANVGRAMDAARAAGVPVVVVQNFAPASSPLFARGSHGAELHPVVSERARDHYVEKSLPSAFTGTDLADWLAARQIDTLTVTGYMTHNCDASTINHAVHSGLAVEFLHDATGSVPYENSAGFASAQDIHRVFSVVLQSRFAAVASTDEWIAAVQSGAPLERGNIYASNQKARATRAAA; translated from the coding sequence ATGACCACACCGCGCCGTGCGTTGATCGTCATCGATGTGCAAAACGAATACGTCACCGGCGACTTGCCGATCGAATACCCGGACGTGCAAAGCTCGCTCGCCAACGTCGGCCGCGCGATGGACGCGGCGCGGGCCGCCGGCGTGCCGGTGGTGGTCGTGCAGAACTTCGCGCCGGCCAGTTCGCCGTTGTTCGCGCGCGGCAGCCACGGCGCGGAGCTGCATCCGGTGGTAAGCGAGCGGGCTCGCGATCATTACGTGGAGAAATCCCTGCCGAGCGCTTTCACCGGCACCGATCTTGCTGATTGGCTCGCCGCGCGCCAGATCGACACGCTGACGGTCACCGGCTACATGACGCACAACTGCGACGCGTCCACCATCAACCACGCGGTTCACTCAGGGCTTGCGGTGGAATTTCTGCACGATGCGACGGGTTCGGTGCCGTATGAGAACAGCGCGGGTTTCGCCAGCGCGCAGGACATCCACCGGGTGTTCAGCGTGGTGCTGCAGTCGCGCTTCGCGGCGGTGGCGAGCACGGACGAGTGGATTGCGGCGGTGCAGAGCGGGGCGCCGCTGGAGCGCGGCAATATCTATGCGTCAAACCAGAAGGCGCGGGCCACGCGGGCCGCTGCGTAA
- a CDS encoding efflux transporter outer membrane subunit yields the protein MQKHSLIAVAVALFAAGCTMAPKYERPAVPTTSTFPTGGVYDTQPGATQPGASQSDATQSGNQPPGATNAARSANGQAAADIGWRDFFVDPRMQRLIEIALKNNRDLRVSVLNMQASAAQFRIVRAGLLPTLDAAASQSKSRTPKDLSFFDQTITNSYSVGLNASWEIDFFGRIQSLKDQALAQYLATAQARKAAEISLVSQVANQYMTVLELEDLLKVTQNTLRTSQESYRIAKLQFDNGTGSELDLRQSQTVVEQALANLQQQQRLRAQADNALVLLIGEPFPDDLPPGMSLDNQNLLTDIPAGLPSDLLTRRPDIMEAEENLLAANANIGAARAAFFPKVSLTGSFGTLSPTLGGLFKPGSAAWSFAPSITLPIFEGGQNLANLDLANIQKKVQIATYEKAIQSAFRDVADGLAARGTYDQQIEALERNTFAEQRRLDLSNLRYTNGVDSYLAVLIAQTDLYQAQQLLVVARMERLQNLVTLYQALGGGWIEHNGEQPRAADAPVDYGAASAPVAASAATAG from the coding sequence ATGCAAAAACACTCTCTGATTGCAGTGGCGGTCGCGCTGTTCGCCGCGGGTTGCACGATGGCGCCGAAGTACGAGCGCCCGGCCGTGCCCACGACGAGCACCTTCCCGACCGGCGGCGTGTACGACACGCAACCGGGCGCGACCCAACCGGGCGCGAGCCAGTCGGACGCGACCCAGTCGGGCAACCAACCGCCCGGTGCGACAAATGCCGCGCGTAGCGCCAACGGCCAGGCCGCGGCGGATATCGGCTGGCGCGATTTCTTCGTCGATCCGCGCATGCAGCGGCTGATCGAAATCGCGCTGAAGAACAACCGCGATCTGCGCGTGTCGGTGCTGAACATGCAGGCGTCGGCGGCGCAGTTCCGAATCGTTCGCGCCGGTCTGCTGCCGACGCTCGACGCCGCCGCTTCGCAAAGCAAATCGCGTACGCCGAAAGACCTGTCGTTCTTCGACCAGACGATTACCAACTCGTATTCCGTCGGTCTGAACGCGTCGTGGGAAATCGACTTCTTCGGGCGGATTCAGAGCCTGAAGGATCAGGCGTTGGCGCAGTACCTGGCCACGGCTCAGGCGCGCAAGGCAGCGGAAATCTCGCTGGTCTCGCAGGTGGCGAACCAGTACATGACGGTGCTCGAGCTCGAAGATCTGTTGAAGGTCACGCAGAACACGCTGAGGACCTCGCAGGAATCGTATCGAATCGCCAAGCTGCAGTTCGACAACGGCACGGGTTCGGAACTGGATCTGCGTCAGTCGCAAACCGTGGTCGAGCAGGCTTTGGCCAACCTGCAGCAGCAGCAACGTCTGCGGGCTCAGGCGGATAACGCGCTCGTGCTGTTGATCGGTGAGCCGTTCCCGGACGATCTGCCGCCGGGCATGTCGCTGGACAACCAGAATCTCCTCACGGATATTCCGGCGGGTCTGCCGTCCGATCTGTTGACGCGTCGTCCGGACATCATGGAGGCCGAGGAGAATCTGCTGGCCGCCAACGCGAACATCGGCGCGGCGCGCGCGGCGTTCTTCCCGAAGGTCTCGCTGACGGGCAGCTTCGGTACGTTGAGCCCGACGCTCGGCGGTCTGTTCAAGCCGGGTTCGGCGGCGTGGAGCTTCGCGCCGTCGATCACGTTGCCGATCTTCGAGGGCGGACAGAATCTCGCCAACCTCGATCTCGCCAACATCCAGAAGAAAGTCCAGATCGCCACGTATGAAAAAGCGATCCAGTCGGCCTTCCGCGATGTGGCAGACGGACTGGCGGCACGCGGTACGTACGATCAGCAGATCGAGGCGCTGGAGCGCAATACCTTTGCGGAACAACGCCGGCTGGATCTGTCGAATCTGCGTTACACGAACGGCGTCGACAGTTATCTGGCGGTGTTGATCGCGCAGACCGATCTGTATCAGGCGCAGCAGTTGCTGGTGGTTGCCCGCATGGAACGTCTGCAGAACCTCGTGACGTTGTATCAGGCACTCGGCGGCGGCTGGATCGAACACAACGGAGAGCAGCCGCGTGCGGCCGACGCACCGGTCGACTACGGTGCGGCGAGCGCGCCGGTGGCGGCTTCGGCGGCCACGGCGGGTTAA
- a CDS encoding TetR family transcriptional regulator: protein MVRRTKEEALETRNSILDAAERVFFEKGVSRTSLADIAQAAGVTRGAIYWHFAHKSDLFTEMFDRVLLPLDELKAASQDPNEPDPLGRLVEICTVCLRDTANDPRRRRVFDILFLKCELVEEMGPVMVRYQTNMREGLKKIEGGLRNAISKGQLPAELDTKLAAAMVHAFVSGSLRDMLFLPDATDFGAHAVRMVEGIFDALKLSPALRNGHAERTSGG, encoded by the coding sequence ATGGTCAGAAGAACCAAAGAAGAGGCGCTGGAGACGCGCAACAGCATTCTCGACGCGGCCGAACGGGTCTTCTTCGAGAAAGGTGTGTCGCGCACGTCGCTCGCCGACATCGCGCAGGCCGCCGGTGTCACACGCGGTGCGATCTACTGGCACTTCGCACACAAAAGCGATCTGTTCACTGAAATGTTCGACCGCGTGCTACTGCCGCTGGACGAACTCAAAGCCGCCTCGCAAGATCCCAACGAGCCTGATCCGCTTGGGCGTCTGGTGGAAATTTGCACAGTCTGTTTGCGCGACACCGCCAACGATCCGCGTCGCCGGCGTGTGTTCGACATCCTGTTTCTGAAATGCGAGCTGGTCGAGGAAATGGGCCCGGTGATGGTCCGCTATCAGACCAACATGCGCGAAGGGCTCAAGAAAATCGAAGGCGGTCTGCGCAACGCCATCTCCAAAGGGCAACTGCCCGCGGAGCTGGATACGAAGCTGGCGGCGGCCATGGTGCATGCGTTTGTCAGCGGTTCGCTGCGCGACATGCTGTTCCTGCCCGACGCCACGGATTTCGGCGCCCATGCGGTGCGGATGGTCGAAGGCATCTTCGACGCGCTGAAGCTGAGCCCGGCGTTGCGCAACGGGCATGCAGAGCGGACATCCGGCGGTTAG
- a CDS encoding efflux RND transporter permease subunit yields MAKFFIDRPIFAWVIAIILMLAGIASVFTLPIAQYPTIAPPAVQISATYPGASAKTVENTVTQVIEQQMSGLDHLLYLSSTSDDSGTATITLTFAAGTNPDIAQVQVQNKLQLATPLLPQAVQQLGTKVTKSSSSFLLVMAFVSEDGSMSKYDLANYVASNVQDPVSRIDGVGTVTLFGSQYAMRIWLDANKLTNFGLTPVDVEAALTAQNVQVAGGSLGGTPSVPGQVLQATITEATLLNTPEQFGNVLLKVNPDGSQVRIKDVAHIELGGENYNFDTKYNGQPTAGFGIQLATGANALATAKAVRAKVAELSKYFPHGLVVQYPYDTTPFVRLSIEEVVKTLLEGIVLVFLVMYLFLQNLRATLIPTIAVPVVLLGTFAIMGLVGFSINTLSMFGLVLAIGLLVDDAIVVVENVERVMQEEGLSPRDATRKAMDQITGALVGVALVLSAVFVPVAFSGGSVGAIYRQFSLTIVAAMVLSVLVALILTPALCATILKPIEKGHQEKTTGFFGWFNRTFNRSRDKYHSGVHHVIKRSGRWLIIYMVVIFAVGLLFVKLPKSFLPDEDQGTMFVLVQTPSGSTQETTARALKDVSDYLLNTEKSIVESTFTVNGFSFAGRGQNAGLVFVRMKDYSQRQHSDQKVQALVGRLFMHFGSYKNALVYPVNPPSIPELGTAAGFDFELQDRAGIGHEKLMEARNMLLGMAAKDPTLAQVRPNGLNDTPQFKVNIDHEKASALGVSLAAIDQTFSIAWASQYVNNFLDTDGRIKKVYLQGDAPFRMKPEDLNAWYVRNTAGGMVPFSSFASGTWTYGSPKLERYNGISAVEIQGAAAPGKSTGQAMTAMEALVAKLPAGVGYEWTGLSLQERQSGSQAPILYGISILVVFLCLAALYESWSIPFSVIMVVPLGVIGALLAATLRGLENDVFFQVGLLTTVGLSAKNAILIVEFARELQQGEGMGPIEAALEAARLRLRPILMTSLAFILGVMPLAISNGAGSASQHAIGTGVIGGMLTATFLAIFMIPMFFVVIRAKFGGEKEDPDEALAHYNQHHPHDDQGGGSADEGSGKDGH; encoded by the coding sequence ATGGCAAAGTTCTTCATTGATCGCCCGATTTTTGCATGGGTGATCGCCATCATTCTGATGCTCGCGGGTATCGCGTCGGTCTTCACGTTGCCGATCGCGCAGTATCCGACCATCGCACCGCCGGCCGTGCAGATCAGCGCAACGTACCCGGGCGCATCGGCGAAGACGGTGGAAAACACCGTCACGCAGGTGATCGAGCAGCAGATGAGTGGTCTCGACCACTTGCTGTATCTGTCGTCCACCTCGGACGACTCGGGTACGGCAACCATCACGCTGACGTTCGCGGCCGGCACCAATCCTGACATTGCGCAGGTGCAGGTGCAGAACAAGCTGCAGCTCGCCACGCCGCTGCTGCCGCAAGCCGTGCAGCAGTTGGGCACCAAGGTTACGAAGTCGAGCAGCAGCTTCCTGCTGGTCATGGCGTTCGTGTCCGAAGACGGCAGCATGAGCAAGTACGACCTGGCGAACTACGTCGCGTCGAACGTTCAGGATCCGGTCAGCCGTATCGACGGTGTGGGCACGGTGACGCTGTTCGGCTCGCAGTACGCCATGCGGATCTGGCTGGACGCGAACAAGCTGACCAACTTCGGCCTGACGCCGGTGGATGTGGAAGCCGCGCTGACGGCGCAGAACGTCCAGGTCGCGGGCGGCTCGCTCGGCGGCACGCCGTCGGTGCCGGGTCAGGTGCTGCAGGCCACCATCACGGAAGCCACGCTGCTCAACACGCCTGAACAGTTCGGCAACGTGCTGCTGAAGGTGAACCCGGACGGCTCGCAAGTCCGTATCAAGGACGTGGCGCACATCGAGCTGGGCGGCGAAAACTACAACTTCGACACCAAGTACAACGGCCAGCCGACGGCAGGCTTCGGCATTCAGCTCGCCACCGGCGCGAACGCGCTGGCCACCGCCAAGGCGGTACGCGCGAAGGTCGCCGAACTGTCGAAGTACTTCCCGCACGGTCTGGTGGTCCAGTATCCGTACGACACCACGCCGTTCGTGCGCCTGTCGATCGAAGAAGTGGTCAAGACGCTGCTCGAAGGTATCGTGCTGGTGTTCCTGGTCATGTACCTGTTCCTGCAGAACCTGCGCGCCACGCTGATCCCGACGATCGCGGTGCCGGTGGTGCTGCTGGGCACGTTCGCGATCATGGGTCTGGTGGGCTTCTCGATCAACACGCTGTCCATGTTCGGGCTCGTGCTAGCCATCGGCTTGCTGGTGGACGATGCGATCGTGGTGGTGGAAAACGTCGAGCGGGTGATGCAGGAGGAGGGTTTATCGCCTCGTGATGCAACCCGCAAGGCAATGGACCAGATTACCGGCGCGCTGGTCGGCGTGGCGCTCGTGCTGTCGGCGGTGTTCGTGCCGGTGGCGTTCTCGGGCGGTTCGGTCGGCGCAATTTACCGGCAGTTCTCGCTGACCATCGTGGCGGCCATGGTGCTGTCCGTGCTGGTCGCGTTGATTCTGACGCCGGCCTTGTGCGCGACGATCCTCAAGCCGATCGAAAAGGGCCACCAGGAAAAGACCACCGGTTTCTTCGGCTGGTTCAATCGCACCTTCAACAGGAGCCGCGACAAGTATCACTCGGGCGTGCACCACGTGATCAAGCGCTCGGGCCGTTGGCTGATCATCTATATGGTGGTGATCTTCGCGGTCGGTCTGCTGTTCGTGAAGTTGCCGAAGTCGTTCCTGCCTGACGAAGACCAGGGCACGATGTTCGTGCTGGTGCAAACGCCGTCGGGCTCGACCCAGGAAACCACGGCGCGCGCGCTGAAGGACGTTTCCGACTACCTGCTCAATACCGAGAAGAGCATCGTCGAATCGACCTTCACGGTGAACGGCTTCAGCTTCGCCGGTCGCGGCCAGAACGCGGGTCTCGTGTTCGTGCGGATGAAGGATTACTCGCAACGTCAGCACTCGGATCAGAAGGTGCAGGCGCTGGTGGGCCGTCTCTTCATGCACTTCGGCAGCTACAAGAACGCGCTGGTGTATCCGGTGAATCCGCCGTCGATTCCTGAACTCGGAACGGCCGCGGGCTTCGACTTCGAATTGCAGGATCGCGCGGGCATCGGTCACGAAAAGCTGATGGAAGCACGCAATATGTTGCTGGGCATGGCGGCGAAAGATCCGACGCTGGCACAAGTGCGTCCGAACGGCCTGAACGACACGCCGCAGTTCAAGGTGAACATCGACCACGAGAAGGCTTCGGCCCTCGGCGTGTCGCTGGCCGCGATCGACCAGACATTCTCGATCGCGTGGGCGTCGCAATACGTGAACAACTTCCTCGATACCGATGGCCGGATCAAGAAGGTGTATCTGCAAGGCGATGCTCCGTTCCGGATGAAGCCGGAAGACCTGAACGCGTGGTACGTGCGCAATACCGCGGGTGGCATGGTGCCGTTCTCGTCGTTCGCTAGCGGCACGTGGACCTACGGTTCGCCGAAGCTGGAACGCTACAACGGTATTTCCGCGGTGGAAATCCAGGGCGCGGCGGCACCGGGCAAGTCGACCGGTCAGGCCATGACCGCCATGGAAGCGCTCGTGGCGAAGCTGCCGGCGGGTGTCGGCTACGAATGGACGGGCCTGTCGTTGCAGGAACGCCAGTCCGGTTCGCAGGCGCCGATTCTGTACGGCATCTCGATCCTGGTCGTGTTCTTGTGTCTCGCGGCGCTGTATGAAAGCTGGTCGATCCCATTCTCGGTGATCATGGTGGTGCCGCTCGGCGTGATCGGCGCACTGCTGGCCGCTACGCTGCGCGGGCTCGAGAACGACGTGTTCTTCCAGGTGGGTCTGTTGACCACGGTGGGTCTGTCGGCGAAGAACGCGATTCTGATCGTGGAATTCGCCCGCGAGCTGCAGCAGGGTGAAGGCATGGGGCCGATCGAGGCCGCGCTGGAAGCAGCGCGTCTGCGGCTGCGCCCGATTCTGATGACCTCGCTCGCGTTCATTCTCGGCGTGATGCCGCTTGCCATCAGTAACGGCGCGGGTTCGGCCAGCCAGCACGCAATCGGTACGGGCGTGATCGGCGGGATGTTGACGGCGACCTTCCTCGCCATTTTCATGATCCCGATGTTCTTCGTCGTGATCCGCGCGAAATTCGGCGGTGAGAAGGAAGATCCGGATGAGGCGCTCGCACACTACAACCAGCACCATCCGCATGACGACCAGGGCGGCGGTTCTGCTGACGAAGGCTCGGGCAAGGACGGACATTGA
- a CDS encoding helix-turn-helix domain-containing protein, translated as MATTASPAAARGEPPRHVVAVVAFDRISPFHLSVPCVVFGEDRSGSGVPDFDFRVCAAETGALTTTAGFSIAVTHGLEALADAGTIIVPSWRDPAETPPAALLDALRAAHARGAQLVGLCLGAFVLAAAGILDGRPASTHWAWADDFARRYPRVRLDPDVLYVDDGNVLTSAGTAAGLDCCLHVMRKMCGAEVANHVARRLVVPPHRQGNQAQYVQQPLPPNVRGDRLSGLLDWVSGNLALPHTLDTLAGRALMSRRTFTRRFRLATGTTVGAWLLAQRLARAQQLLESTDESVEAIAGIAGFGSTASLRQHFTEAFRTSPSAWRREFRGV; from the coding sequence ATGGCCACGACCGCTTCCCCCGCCGCGGCACGCGGCGAACCGCCCCGCCACGTCGTCGCGGTGGTCGCGTTCGACCGCATCAGTCCGTTCCATCTTTCGGTGCCGTGCGTGGTGTTCGGCGAAGACCGCAGCGGCAGCGGCGTGCCGGACTTCGACTTTCGCGTCTGCGCCGCCGAAACGGGAGCGCTCACCACCACCGCCGGCTTTTCGATCGCCGTCACGCATGGACTCGAAGCGCTCGCCGATGCCGGCACGATCATCGTGCCGAGCTGGCGCGACCCGGCCGAAACGCCGCCCGCCGCGCTGCTCGACGCGCTGCGCGCCGCCCATGCGCGCGGCGCGCAACTGGTCGGGCTCTGTCTGGGCGCGTTCGTGCTAGCCGCCGCCGGCATCCTCGACGGCCGTCCGGCCTCGACGCATTGGGCGTGGGCCGACGACTTCGCGCGCCGCTACCCGCGCGTGCGCCTGGACCCCGACGTGCTCTATGTCGACGACGGCAACGTGCTGACCTCGGCCGGCACCGCCGCCGGCCTCGACTGCTGTCTGCATGTGATGCGCAAGATGTGCGGCGCCGAAGTGGCGAATCACGTGGCACGCCGGCTGGTGGTGCCGCCGCATCGGCAAGGCAATCAGGCGCAATACGTTCAGCAGCCGCTGCCGCCGAATGTGCGCGGCGACCGACTGTCGGGCCTGCTCGATTGGGTGAGCGGCAATCTGGCGTTGCCGCATACGCTCGACACGCTGGCCGGGCGCGCGCTGATGAGCCGCCGCACCTTCACGCGACGCTTCCGGCTCGCCACCGGCACGACCGTCGGCGCATGGCTGCTGGCGCAGCGGCTCGCTCGCGCGCAGCAATTGCTGGAGAGTACCGACGAGTCGGTGGAAGCGATCGCGGGGATTGCGGGCTTCGGGTCGACCGCTTCGTTACGGCAACATTTCACGGAGGCGTTCCGCACGTCGCCGTCGGCATGGCGTAGGGAGTTTCGCGGCGTGTGA
- a CDS encoding efflux RND transporter periplasmic adaptor subunit: MRVERIPFRLISAATAAVLLAACGPKQSAPPQQTPEVGVVTVQPTAVPVVTELPGRTSAFLVAQVRARVDGIVLRREFTEGSQVKAGQRLYKIDPAPYIATLNNAKATLAKAQANLVSTTAQANRFKVLVAANAVSKQDYDNAVASQGQAAADVAAGKAAVDTAQINLGYTDVVSPVSGQVGISQVTPGAYVQASAATLMATVQTLDPVYVDLTQSSLDGLKLRRDMQEGRLKTTGPDAAKVSLILEDGRTYSEKGKLQFTDVTVDQGTGSVTVRALFKNADNVLLPGMFVRARIEEGVNDHALVVPQVGVTHDQKGQPTALVVGNDNKVVLRQLTTSATYGSNWVVESGLNPGDRVIVQGTDKAKPGMQVKAVAAQLPATPASGAAAQNAPAASGPAQTAQPASAASGA; this comes from the coding sequence ATGCGCGTCGAACGGATTCCATTCCGCTTAATCAGTGCCGCGACGGCTGCCGTATTGCTGGCAGCGTGCGGACCAAAACAATCTGCCCCGCCGCAACAAACGCCCGAAGTTGGGGTTGTCACCGTCCAGCCGACGGCCGTGCCCGTCGTCACCGAACTGCCGGGCCGCACCAGTGCCTTCCTCGTCGCGCAAGTGCGCGCACGGGTCGACGGCATCGTGTTGCGCCGCGAGTTCACGGAAGGCAGCCAGGTCAAAGCGGGTCAACGTCTGTACAAGATCGATCCGGCACCGTACATCGCCACGCTGAATAACGCCAAGGCGACGCTGGCGAAGGCGCAGGCCAACCTCGTGTCGACCACCGCGCAGGCCAATCGCTTCAAGGTGCTGGTTGCCGCCAACGCGGTCAGCAAGCAGGACTACGACAACGCGGTGGCCTCGCAAGGCCAGGCCGCGGCTGACGTCGCCGCGGGCAAGGCGGCGGTCGACACGGCGCAGATCAATCTCGGCTATACGGATGTGGTGTCGCCGGTGAGCGGCCAGGTCGGTATCTCGCAGGTCACGCCGGGTGCTTACGTGCAAGCAAGCGCCGCCACATTGATGGCCACCGTGCAGACGCTGGATCCGGTCTATGTGGACCTGACGCAATCGAGCCTCGACGGACTGAAGTTGCGCCGCGACATGCAGGAAGGGCGCCTGAAGACCACGGGGCCGGACGCCGCCAAAGTGTCGCTGATTCTCGAAGACGGCCGCACCTATTCGGAGAAGGGCAAGCTGCAGTTCACCGACGTGACGGTCGACCAGGGCACCGGTTCGGTCACGGTGCGCGCGCTCTTCAAGAACGCGGACAACGTGCTGCTGCCGGGCATGTTCGTGCGCGCGCGCATTGAAGAAGGCGTCAATGACCACGCGCTCGTCGTGCCGCAAGTGGGCGTCACGCATGACCAGAAGGGTCAGCCGACCGCGCTGGTCGTCGGTAACGACAACAAGGTCGTGTTGCGTCAGCTGACCACCTCGGCCACGTACGGTTCGAACTGGGTGGTCGAAAGCGGCCTGAACCCGGGCGACCGCGTGATCGTGCAGGGCACCGACAAGGCGAAACCCGGCATGCAGGTCAAGGCCGTTGCCGCGCAACTTCCCGCCACCCCCGCTTCCGGCGCAGCTGCTCAGAACGCGCCGGCCGCCAGCGGTCCTGCGCAGACGGCACAGCCTGCCTCCGCCGCATCGGGCGCGTAA
- a CDS encoding DUF427 domain-containing protein, with protein sequence MSDALTPHGSPGASTGGHIIGITGNNHRVRVIHGGVTMADTQAGLTLSETGLPDVFYFPRSDVNMARLERSEHTSHCPFKGVASYFHLRTEDGLVENAVWSYETPLESAIQIKGYLAFYASRVDRIDQTS encoded by the coding sequence ATGAGCGATGCCTTGACACCTCACGGGAGCCCCGGCGCGAGCACGGGCGGGCACATCATCGGAATCACCGGCAACAATCACCGGGTGCGCGTGATACATGGCGGCGTGACCATGGCCGATACGCAGGCGGGATTGACACTGTCGGAAACCGGTCTGCCGGATGTGTTCTATTTTCCGCGTTCGGACGTGAACATGGCCCGGCTCGAACGCTCGGAACACACTTCGCACTGTCCGTTCAAAGGCGTCGCGTCGTACTTCCATCTGCGCACGGAAGACGGCCTGGTCGAGAACGCCGTGTGGAGTTATGAAACGCCGCTCGAGTCGGCGATCCAGATCAAAGGGTATCTCGCGTTTTACGCATCGCGCGTCGACCGTATCGATCAGACGTCCTGA